The Sporichthyaceae bacterium genome window below encodes:
- the sucC gene encoding ADP-forming succinate--CoA ligase subunit beta, with protein sequence MDLFEYQARDLFEKHGVPVLGGLTADTADEARAAAEKLGGRVVVKAQVKVGGRGKAGGVKLADGPDDAAAKAGAILGMDIKGHTVRRVMLAQTAEIETEYYVSFLLDRANRTFLAMATTQGGMDVEEVAANTPHLLAKVPVDANVGCDAAKAAEIVSAAGFPAEIASDVADVLQKLWAVFQGEDATLVEVNPLVVTKDGRLIALDGKVSLDENADFRHPDHAALEDKDAADPLEARAKAKGLNYVKLDGEIGIIGNGAGLVMSTLDVVAYAGEAHGGVKPANFLDIGGGASAEVMANGLDIILSDPAVRSVFVNVFGGITSCDAVANGIVSAIGLLESQGQAVDKPLVVRLDGNNAVVGRQILVDANLPVVEMVETMDGAAARVAELAAR encoded by the coding sequence GGTCGGGTCGTGGTGAAGGCCCAAGTGAAGGTGGGCGGCCGCGGCAAGGCCGGCGGTGTGAAGCTGGCCGACGGCCCGGACGACGCGGCCGCGAAGGCAGGCGCCATCCTCGGCATGGACATCAAGGGCCACACCGTGCGGCGGGTGATGCTGGCCCAGACCGCCGAGATCGAGACCGAGTACTACGTCTCCTTCCTGCTCGACCGCGCCAACCGCACGTTCCTGGCCATGGCGACCACGCAGGGCGGCATGGACGTCGAGGAGGTCGCGGCGAACACGCCGCATCTGCTGGCCAAGGTTCCGGTCGACGCGAACGTCGGCTGCGACGCCGCCAAGGCCGCCGAGATCGTCTCCGCCGCAGGCTTCCCGGCCGAGATTGCCTCCGATGTCGCGGACGTGCTGCAGAAGCTGTGGGCGGTCTTCCAGGGGGAGGACGCCACGCTGGTCGAGGTGAACCCGCTGGTGGTGACCAAGGACGGCCGGCTGATCGCGCTGGACGGGAAGGTCAGCCTCGACGAGAACGCCGACTTCCGGCACCCGGACCACGCGGCGCTGGAGGACAAGGACGCGGCCGACCCGCTGGAGGCCCGCGCCAAGGCGAAGGGCCTGAACTACGTCAAGCTCGACGGCGAGATCGGGATCATCGGCAACGGCGCCGGGCTGGTCATGTCGACGCTCGACGTCGTCGCCTACGCCGGCGAGGCGCACGGCGGCGTGAAGCCCGCGAACTTCCTCGACATCGGTGGTGGCGCCTCGGCCGAGGTCATGGCCAACGGCCTCGACATCATCCTGTCCGACCCGGCGGTGCGCTCGGTGTTCGTCAACGTGTTCGGCGGCATCACCTCGTGCGACGCGGTCGCCAACGGCATCGTCTCGGCGATAGGGCTGCTGGAGAGCCAGGGCCAGGCCGTCGACAAGCCCTTGGTCGTGCGGCTGGACGGCAACAACGCCGTGGTCGGCCGCCAGATCCTCGTCGACGCGAATCTGCCCGTCGTCGAGATGGTCGAGACGATGGACGGCGCTGCCGCCCGCGTCGCCGAACTCGCCGCCCGCTGA